The Bdellovibrio sp. NC01 genome includes the window ATATCGTGAGTAAGTTCTGTCGTACGAGTCAGATAACAAAGCACTTGCGGAAGCTTCAATTGCGTCGATGAACGATAGCTAAAAGGATAAACCTTTTCATCGCCCGCTTGAGGAATTGTTTTCGACCAATCGATACTGTCTTTATGAAGACGTGCCGGAGTACCCGTTTTCAAACGTTTCACTTCAAAACCGAATTGCGCCAATTGATCTGATAAACCAATCGAAGCCGCATCACCCACACGGCCACCCGCCTCTTGGCGAAGACCGATATGCATAACACCGTTCATGAAAGTGCCTGTTGTGATGACTGTTGCTTGCGCAAAAATCTCGGAACCGTCTTGTAGAACCACGCCCACGCACAAATCTTTCTCCAAGATCAGGCGTTTTACTTCACCTTGAAGAACTTCAAGATTGGGCTGAGTGAAAAGAGCATTTTTTTGAAAAGCCGCATACAGATGCTTATCGTTTTGCACGCGAGTTCCACGAACTGCGGGACCTTTCGATGAGTTAAGACGCTTGTACTGAATTGTAGTTTCATCAGCCGCGATACCCATTTGACCGCCAAGCACATCCAATTCACGAACCATGTGACCTTTTGCCAAGCCACCGATGGAAGGATTGCAACTCATGTAACCGATGCGATCAACGTTCGTCGTTACCATCAGAGTTTGTAAACCAAGGCGCGCCGAAGCCAAACAAGCTTCGATACCCGCATGTCCGGCACCAACTACGATCACATCAAATTTTTTGTTCGTCATAAGTTACTTCCCGATACAGAACTCTTTAAAAACTCGATCCATGATTTGATCATCGAATCGCTTTCCTAAAGTTTCGTGAATCGCGATGAGGGACTCTTTTAACTCAAGAGCCAAAAATTCAGATCCCATCCCTTGATTCACAACCGCTTGCGATCTTTGAGTGTTTTCAAGAGCACGCTGAAGATTTTCATAGTGACGGGCATTGGAAATAAGAACTGTGTTTTCCACCTGCAAATCCGCGAATTCTTTAACGAGCTCATTGAGCACTTCTGAACGCACCTTTTTATCAAGAGCGCTGACAAAGAACACCCTTCTTGTGAAGAAGGCCTGGGGATCACGGATCTTTTGGAAAAATTTACTGTTTTTAACGGCTTTTTCGACAGTTTCTAGTGGTTTAGACCCACCAATTTTGTCGGTTTTATTAGCCAAAATGAAGGTTTTTTGAGGATCTAAAGACTCCAAAATTTGCAGTTCTTCAGGGCCCATCCCCTTCTCGATATCAAAAACGAAGAACACCACATCGGATTCATTCTGCGCTTCATAGCTTCTTTGAATACCAATGCGCTCAACCAAGTCTGTCGCTTCATCGCGCAGACCGGCCGTATCGACGAACGTGAATTTCACGCCGCTAAATGAAGTATCCCCGTGAATCACATCGCGAGTCGTTCCCGGGATGTCCGTCACGATGGCTCTTTCATCTTCTAAGAAAAGATTTAGAAGTGAAGATTTACCTACGTTAGGAAGACCTGTCAGAACGATGCGGAAACCATCTTTTAACAG containing:
- the mnmE gene encoding tRNA uridine-5-carboxymethylaminomethyl(34) synthesis GTPase MnmE, giving the protein MSFRGDRDKDTICAVSTPHGVGGISVIRVSGPQTFAIVSKLCTFLPAHPESHRVYFGNLKNQNGSEIDEVLVTYFQHGKSFTGEEVIEISCHGSPLICQSILNQLIQLGARAADRGEFTYRAFMNGKLDLVQAESVLSLIESQSQQAAKLALRQLKGQLSHKLEQIEDDMTWILAHAEASIDFSTEGIDVVDNTIVIERLKKIEATLKELVGTFKVGRLLKDGFRIVLTGLPNVGKSSLLNLFLEDERAIVTDIPGTTRDVIHGDTSFSGVKFTFVDTAGLRDEATDLVERIGIQRSYEAQNESDVVFFVFDIEKGMGPEELQILESLDPQKTFILANKTDKIGGSKPLETVEKAVKNSKFFQKIRDPQAFFTRRVFFVSALDKKVRSEVLNELVKEFADLQVENTVLISNARHYENLQRALENTQRSQAVVNQGMGSEFLALELKESLIAIHETLGKRFDDQIMDRVFKEFCIGK